TGCTCGACCAGGCGCGCCCAGCGGCGGGCCGCGGTCGACGGGTCGACGCCGAGCAGGCCGCCCAGCTGCGCCCAGGACGCCCGCGGGTTGATCTGCAGCGCGTGGACGATCCTCAGGTCCAGCTCCGACAGGCTGACGGATCCGCGCGCATCGTCGACGCTCATGACGGAATCATGCAATTTTTCGGCGCCCTCCGCATCCCCTTCGCATCGTGGATCCACCGCATGACCCAGATCACAGCCCCACCGCAGGAGGAGCCCCGATGACCAGCCTCACCACGGACCTCGCCGCCGGTCCCCGCGCCGACCGCGCGATCCGCGCCGCCGGCGAGCGGCTCGTCGCCCTCAGCCACGAGGTGCACGGCTACGCCGAGCTGGCCTTCGAGGAGCACCGGGCAGCGGCTGCCGTCAGCGGCCTGCTCGCCGGCGCCGGCTTCGCCGTCGAGACCGGCGTCGCCGGGCTGCCGACCGCGTTCGTGGCGTCCTACGGCAGCGGCGACCTGGTCGTCGGCATCTGTGCCGAGTACGACGCCCTGCCCGAGATCGGCCACGCCTGCGGCCACAACATCATCGCCTCGAGCGCCGTCGGCGCCGCGCTGGGCCTCGCCGAGGTCGCGGATGTGCTCGGCCTGACCGTCAAGGTGCTCGGCACGCCGGCCGAGGAGCACGGCGGCGGCAAGGTCCTCATGCTCGAGGCCGGCTGCTTCGACGACCTGACGGTCTCGCTCATGGTGCACCCGGCGCCGACCGACGTCGCACCGTCCTCGGCCACCAGCCAGGGCGTCGCCCGGTTCGCCGCGACCTTCACCGGTACGCCGTCCCACGCAGCCGCCGCGCCGCACCTCGGCGTCAACGCCGCCGACGCCGCCGTGGTCAGCCAGGTCGCGATCGGCCTGCTGCGCCAGCAGCTGCCCGCCACCGCGCGGGTCGCGGCGTTCGTCAGCGAGGGCGGCAAGGTCACCAACATCATCCCCGAGCGCGTCGTCGTCGACTTCGAGGTCCGCGAGTTCGACGTCGAGGCGCAGGCCCGCCTCGTCGAGCGGGTCCGCGCCTGCTTCGAGGCGGGCGCGCTGGCCACCGGCTGCAGCCTGGCGATCGAGCCCACCGAGCCGGAGTACGCCCCCCTGCTGCAGGACGCCCGCCTCGGGGCCCCGTTCACCGCCGCGCTCACCGACCTCGGCCGCGAGGTGCACACCGAGAGCAAGCTCGCCGGCGGCTCCACCGACATGGGCAACGTCTCGCAGTACCTGCCCTCGATCCACCCGATGGTCGCCGTGGCCGGCAGCGAGCACAGCCCGCACACCCACGGCTTCGCCGCCGACGCGATCAGCCCCGCCGCCGACCGCACCGTGGTCGACGCCGCCCTCGCCATGGCCCGCACCGTCGTGGCCGTCGCCGAGGACCCCGCCGTGCGTGCCGAGCTCCTCGCGGAGCAGGCCGCCCGGTCGCCGTACCCCCGCCCCGCCGCTTCCCAGGAGAACCGGTCATGATCACCACCCGTCCGTCGGCCACCGCCGGCACCGCGTCCTCGTCCGGCTCCCGGCTCCTGCGTCGCCTGGGACCGCTCGCCGCGATCGCCCTCGTCCTCACCGTCGTCGCCGAGCTGGTCGGTGACCACACCATCGACCTCGGCATCGGCACCGTCACGCTCTACCCGCTGATCTGGGGCATCCTGCTCGGCGGCGTGGTCAGCATGCAGAAGGTCAAGCCGCTGCCCGTCGCCGTCCAGCGCCACGCCACCCAGCTGGTCGGGCTCGCCGTGCTGCTGCTCGGCGCCCGGCTCGCGTTCGTCGTCGGCGCCAACATCCCCGTCCTGCTCGACGCCGGCCCGGCGCTGCTGCTGCAGGAGCTCGGCCACCTGTTCGGCACCGTGCTCTTCTCGCTCCCGATCGCGGTCGCCCTCAAGATGGGTCGCGCCACCGTCGGCGCCTGCTTCTCGATCGACCGCGAGGGCTCGTTCGCGATCGTCGGCGACAAGTACGGCGCCGACTCCGACGAGTACCGCGGCGTGCTGTCGATGTACGTCTTCGGCACCGTCGTCGGCGCCCTCTACGTCACCCTGATCGCCACCGCACTCGCCGGTGCCGGCATCTTCGACCCGCTGGCGCTCGCGATGGGTGCGGGCGTCGGCTCCGGGTCGGTCATGGCCGCCTCGTCGGCCGCGATCGCCGCGGAGTTCCCCGCGCGGGCCGACCAGATCCTCGCCCTGGCCGCGGTGTCGAACCTGATCACGACCGTCCTGGGCCTCTACGTCGGCATGTACGTCGCCCTCCCGGCCGCCGAGCGCTTCTACCGGCTGCTCACCCGCCGGCAGGCTGCGGCGGCCCCCGCCTCCGGCCCCGAGACCGCCGCCCCCGCCGCCGCTCGCGTCACCGTGGACGAGGACCCCGCCGACCAGGCGCCCGTGCTCCCCTCGCTGGCGATCGTGCTGGTCCTCTTCCTCGCCTCCGCGGTCGTCTTCCACGGCGGCTTCGACCCGGCGATGCTCGCCGGCTTCGCGCTCATGGCCGCGCTGGTGCTGGTCTCGCTGGGCCTGAAGAAGGTCGTCGGGCTCTCCCCCATCATCGGCCTCACCACGATCGGCGCCTTCCTGGGCAGCGAGTGGTCGCCGGTGGCCGACGTGGTCGCGAAGGTCACCACGCCGATCGAGTTCCTCGCGCTGACCACCCCGGTCCTGGTGCTCGCCGGCCTCGGCCTCGGCAAGGACGCCCCGATGCTGCGCCGGATCGGATGGCGGATCGTCCCGGTCGGCCTGGTCTCGTTCGCCGCCTCGTTCGTCGTCGCGACGGCGATCGCCGAGGTCGCCCTCGGCCTGGGCGGCTGACCCCCGTCGTGGCTGTCAGCGTCGTCGACCTCTTCAGCATCGGCATCGGCCCCTCCTCCTCCCACACGGTCGGACCGATGCGGGCGGCGCGGCGCTTCGTGACGGCCCTCGCCGAACACGACCTGCTCGGCGGGGCCGTCGCCGTCCGCGTGGAGCTGTACGGCTCCCTCGCGGCCACCGGCCGGGGGCACGGCACCGACCGTGCCGTGCTCCTCGGCCTGGAGGGACACGAGCCCGAGACCGTCGCCCCGGACCTGGCCGACACGGTCCTGGACCGGGTGCGCGACCGCGAGCGGCTCTGCCTCCTCGGCCGGCACGAGATCCGCTTCTCCCCCACCGCCGACCTGGTCCTCGACGCCCGCACGACGCTGTCGAGGCACCCCAACGGCATGCGGTTCACGGCGTACGACGCCGGCGGGGCCGTGCTGCGGCAGACCACGTCGTACTCGGTCGGTGGCGGGTTCGTCGTCGACGAGGACGAGCCGGCCCCCGCGGCCGTCGCCGACGCGGACGTGCCCTACCCCTTCGCCTCCGGCGCCGCCCTCCTCGCGCTGTGCGCCTCGCGCGGCCTCGCGATCAGCGACGTCGTGCTCGCCAACGAGCGGGCGGTGCGCCCCGAGGAGGAGGTGCTCGACCACCTCGACCGGGTGTGGGCGGTGATGCAGGAGTGCGTCGAGACGGGGTGTCGCACCGAGGGCGTGCTGCCCGGTGGCCTCGGCGTGCGGCGTCGCGCTCCCGCGCTGCTGCGCCGCCTCTCCGAGGACGCCGGGAACGACCCGCTGCGGACCCTCGACTGGATCGACCTGTTCGCGCTCGCCGTCAACGAGCAGAACGCCGGCGGCGGCCGGGTCGTCACCGCACCGACCAACGGGGCGGCGGGGATCATCCCGGCGGTGCTGCACTACTACGTGCGGTTGTGCCCCGGCGCCGACGGCGACAAGCAGGACGGCGTGCGCCGCTTCCTGCTGACCGCCGGAGCGATCGGCAGCCTCTACCAGCGCAACGCCTCGATCTCGGGCGCCGAGGTGGGCTGTCAGGGCGAGGTCGGCTCGGCCTCCTCGATGGCCGCCGCCGGCCTGTGCGAGGTCCTGGGCGGCACCCCCGCCCAGGTCGAGAACGCCGCCGAGATCGCCATGGAGCACAACCTCGGCCTGACCTGCGACCCCGTCGGCGGCCTCGTGCAGATCCCCTGCATCGAGCGCAACGCGATGGCCGCGGTCAAGGCGGTGAACGCCGTGCGCATGGCGCTCGCGGGCGCCGGCGAGCACGTCGTCTCGCTCGACCAGGTCATCGCCACCATGCGCGAGACCGGTGCCGACATGGCCACCAAGTACAAGGAGACCTCGCTCGGCGGCCTCGCCGTCAACGTGATCGAGTGCTGATCCCCCGGTTCAGCGGGCGACCCGGATCATCTTCTTGTTGACGAACTCGTCGATGCCGAGGGTGCCGAGCTCACGACCGTAGCCGGAGAGCCGCACGCCGCCGAAGGGCAGCTCGACGGCCTCCAGGCCGACGCCGTTGACGAACACCATGCCGACCTCGAGCGCGCTGGCGACGCGGTCGGCCTGCTCGGGGTCGGTGGTGTAGACGTACGAGCCGAGGCCGTAGGGCGTGTCGTTGGCGATCCGGATCGCGTCCGCCTCGTCGGCGGCGCGGAAGACCATGGCGACCGGGCCGAAGAACTCCTGGTGGTAGGCCGGGTTGTCGGGCGTGACGTCGGTCAGGACGCCGACCGGGTGGAAGGCACCGTCGCGCTCGCCGGCGGAGACCAGGTTGGCGCCGGCGTCGACGGCAGCTGCGACCTGTCCGGCGAGCTCCTCGGCCGCACCGACCGAGGACAGCGGGGCTGCGTTGCCGGCGGTGGCGATCTTGTCGTTGAGCAGGCCGACGAAGGCGTCGTACAGCTCGTCGACGACGACGAAGCGCTTGGCGCCGTTGCAGGCCTGGCCGACGTTGCCGGTCCGGGCGGACAGGGCGTCGTCGACCGCGCCGGGGAGGTCGTCGGTGGAGAGCAGCACGAACGGGTCCGCGCCGCCGAGCTCGAGGACGCACTTCTTGAGGTGGCGGCCGGCGAGCTCGCCGATGATCGAGCCGGCGCGCTCGGAGCCGGTCAGCGAGACGCCGTGGATCCGCGGGTCGGCGATGACGCCGGCGATCTGGTCGCTGGTGGCGTAGACGTTGACGTAGGCGCCCTCGGGCAGGCCGGCGTCGACGAAGATCTGCGCCTGCAGCGCAGCCGAGCGCGGGCACTGGGCCGCGTGCTTGAGGACGATGGTGTTGCCCAGCAGCAGGTTGGGTGCCGCGAAGCGGGCAACCTGGTAGACCGGGTAGTTCCACGGCATGATGCCCAGCAGCGCGCCGACCGACTGGCGGCGGACGAGGGCGTGGCCCTCGCCGCTGAGCAGCTCGATCGGCTGGTCGGCGAGCAGGCTCTCGGCACGGTCGGCGTAGTACTGGTAGATGTCGGCCGAGAAGAGCACCTCGCCCTTGGCGGCGCCGAGCGCCTTGCCCATCTCGAGGTTGATCGCCTCGGCGAGCTCGTCGGCCCGCTCGCGGTGCAGCTCGGCGACCCGGGCGATCGCCGCGGCACGCTCGGCGACCGACGTCTGGCGGCCCCAGGTCTCGTGGGCGGCAGCGGCTGCGGTGACCGCGGCGGCGACCTCCGCGTCGGTGGCGGTCGGGTAGGTCTCGACGACCTCGCCGGTGGCGGGGTTGCGGACGGCGTACTTGCTCATCAGGACTCCTGGTGGCGTGGGGAGGAGAGGTCGACGGACACGCGGGGGTCGAGGGCGAGGGTGCCGGGGTCGACGACGCAGGAGCCGCCGTCGACGGGCAGCACCACCCCGTTGACGTACGACGCCGCGTCGGACAGCAGCCAGCCGACGGTCGCGGCGATCTCGTCGGGGTGGGCGGCGCGGCGCTGGGGCACCACGGCGGTGGCGAGCCGGTAGGCGTCGTCGGTGGAGATGCCGCGCTCCTTGCCGAGCTCGGCCATCTCCATGTCGCCCATCTCGGTGGCGGTCCAGCCGGGGCAGATCGCGTTGGCACGCAGCCCGTCGCGGCCGTGGTCGACGGCCAGGGACTGGGTGAGGAGGAGCAGGCCGGCCTTGCTGGCGGAGTACGCCGCCATCCCGTCGCTGGCCCGCAGCGCGGCGACGGAGGACACCGCGACGACCGAGCCGCGCGCGGCCAGCAGGTGCGGGAGGGCCGCCCGGACCAGGAGGAAGGGCGAGGTCAGGTTGACCCGGATGGTGTCGTCCCACTGCTCGGGGGTGACCTCGTCGACCCGCCCGACGTGGATGATCCCGTGGTTGACCACGAGCCCGTCGAGCCGGCCGAAGGTGGCGACGGTGTCGTCGACGACCCGGGCGACACCCGCGGCCTCGCTGACGTCGGCCACGACCACGTGGGCGCCGGTCTCGTCGGCCACCGCACGCAGCGGCGCCTCGCGACGTCCGCAGATGACGACCTGGTCGCCGCCTGCGGCGAGCAGCCGGGTGACGGCGGCGCCGATGCCCGTGCCCCCGCCGGTGACGAGGACGACCCTCCCCGTCACCCTGCTGCCACCTCGTCGAGGAA
This genomic interval from Nocardioides kongjuensis contains the following:
- a CDS encoding aldehyde dehydrogenase family protein, encoding MSKYAVRNPATGEVVETYPTATDAEVAAAVTAAAAAHETWGRQTSVAERAAAIARVAELHRERADELAEAINLEMGKALGAAKGEVLFSADIYQYYADRAESLLADQPIELLSGEGHALVRRQSVGALLGIMPWNYPVYQVARFAAPNLLLGNTIVLKHAAQCPRSAALQAQIFVDAGLPEGAYVNVYATSDQIAGVIADPRIHGVSLTGSERAGSIIGELAGRHLKKCVLELGGADPFVLLSTDDLPGAVDDALSARTGNVGQACNGAKRFVVVDELYDAFVGLLNDKIATAGNAAPLSSVGAAEELAGQVAAAVDAGANLVSAGERDGAFHPVGVLTDVTPDNPAYHQEFFGPVAMVFRAADEADAIRIANDTPYGLGSYVYTTDPEQADRVASALEVGMVFVNGVGLEAVELPFGGVRLSGYGRELGTLGIDEFVNKKMIRVAR
- a CDS encoding L-serine ammonia-lyase yields the protein MAVSVVDLFSIGIGPSSSHTVGPMRAARRFVTALAEHDLLGGAVAVRVELYGSLAATGRGHGTDRAVLLGLEGHEPETVAPDLADTVLDRVRDRERLCLLGRHEIRFSPTADLVLDARTTLSRHPNGMRFTAYDAGGAVLRQTTSYSVGGGFVVDEDEPAPAAVADADVPYPFASGAALLALCASRGLAISDVVLANERAVRPEEEVLDHLDRVWAVMQECVETGCRTEGVLPGGLGVRRRAPALLRRLSEDAGNDPLRTLDWIDLFALAVNEQNAGGGRVVTAPTNGAAGIIPAVLHYYVRLCPGADGDKQDGVRRFLLTAGAIGSLYQRNASISGAEVGCQGEVGSASSMAAAGLCEVLGGTPAQVENAAEIAMEHNLGLTCDPVGGLVQIPCIERNAMAAVKAVNAVRMALAGAGEHVVSLDQVIATMRETGADMATKYKETSLGGLAVNVIEC
- a CDS encoding M20 family metallopeptidase yields the protein MTSLTTDLAAGPRADRAIRAAGERLVALSHEVHGYAELAFEEHRAAAAVSGLLAGAGFAVETGVAGLPTAFVASYGSGDLVVGICAEYDALPEIGHACGHNIIASSAVGAALGLAEVADVLGLTVKVLGTPAEEHGGGKVLMLEAGCFDDLTVSLMVHPAPTDVAPSSATSQGVARFAATFTGTPSHAAAAPHLGVNAADAAVVSQVAIGLLRQQLPATARVAAFVSEGGKVTNIIPERVVVDFEVREFDVEAQARLVERVRACFEAGALATGCSLAIEPTEPEYAPLLQDARLGAPFTAALTDLGREVHTESKLAGGSTDMGNVSQYLPSIHPMVAVAGSEHSPHTHGFAADAISPAADRTVVDAALAMARTVVAVAEDPAVRAELLAEQAARSPYPRPAASQENRS
- a CDS encoding SDR family oxidoreductase; this encodes MTGRVVLVTGGGTGIGAAVTRLLAAGGDQVVICGRREAPLRAVADETGAHVVVADVSEAAGVARVVDDTVATFGRLDGLVVNHGIIHVGRVDEVTPEQWDDTIRVNLTSPFLLVRAALPHLLAARGSVVAVSSVAALRASDGMAAYSASKAGLLLLTQSLAVDHGRDGLRANAICPGWTATEMGDMEMAELGKERGISTDDAYRLATAVVPQRRAAHPDEIAATVGWLLSDAASYVNGVVLPVDGGSCVVDPGTLALDPRVSVDLSSPRHQES
- a CDS encoding DUF3100 domain-containing protein, whose protein sequence is MITTRPSATAGTASSSGSRLLRRLGPLAAIALVLTVVAELVGDHTIDLGIGTVTLYPLIWGILLGGVVSMQKVKPLPVAVQRHATQLVGLAVLLLGARLAFVVGANIPVLLDAGPALLLQELGHLFGTVLFSLPIAVALKMGRATVGACFSIDREGSFAIVGDKYGADSDEYRGVLSMYVFGTVVGALYVTLIATALAGAGIFDPLALAMGAGVGSGSVMAASSAAIAAEFPARADQILALAAVSNLITTVLGLYVGMYVALPAAERFYRLLTRRQAAAAPASGPETAAPAAARVTVDEDPADQAPVLPSLAIVLVLFLASAVVFHGGFDPAMLAGFALMAALVLVSLGLKKVVGLSPIIGLTTIGAFLGSEWSPVADVVAKVTTPIEFLALTTPVLVLAGLGLGKDAPMLRRIGWRIVPVGLVSFAASFVVATAIAEVALGLGG